The Gammaproteobacteria bacterium genome has a segment encoding these proteins:
- the rpsN gene encoding 30S ribosomal protein S14: protein MAKKSMVLRETRRLKTVQRYAKKRAELKKLIQNPATGDEHRQDALRQLQALPRDANPIRLRSRCAITGRSRGYYQKFGLGRNKLREQAMAGNVPGLTKASW from the coding sequence ATGGCAAAGAAATCAATGGTTCTGCGTGAGACCAGGCGCCTGAAAACGGTGCAGCGCTATGCGAAGAAGCGCGCGGAGCTCAAGAAACTGATTCAGAACCCTGCAACCGGCGACGAGCACCGGCAGGACGCGCTACGCCAGCTCCAGGCGTTGCCGCGCGACGCCAATCCGATCCGGCTGCGCAGCCGTTGCGCGATCACTGGGCGCTCGCGTGGCTACTACCAGAAGTTCGGGCTGGGGCGTAACAAGCTGCGTGAACAGGCAATGGCCGGCAACGTCCCCGGTCTCACCAAGGCAAGCTGGTAA
- the rpsK gene encoding 30S ribosomal protein S11, with the protein MNTQQPAAPQKARKKTKKHVVDGIAHVHASFNNTIITISDRQGNVLSWASAGGCGFRGSRKSTPFAAQVAAEKAGVAALEHGVKTLEVLVQGPGPGRESAVRSLNSVGFKITNIEDVTPIPHNGCRPPKKRRV; encoded by the coding sequence ATGAATACCCAGCAGCCAGCCGCACCCCAGAAGGCGCGCAAGAAGACGAAGAAGCATGTGGTGGACGGCATCGCCCACGTGCATGCTTCGTTCAACAATACGATCATCACGATCTCCGACCGGCAGGGCAATGTCCTGTCATGGGCGTCTGCCGGCGGCTGCGGCTTTCGCGGATCGCGCAAGAGCACTCCGTTCGCCGCCCAGGTGGCTGCCGAGAAAGCAGGAGTCGCGGCACTGGAGCACGGCGTGAAGACGCTCGAGGTGCTCGTTCAGGGCCCGGGCCCGGGCCGCGAGTCGGCGGTGCGCTCGCTGAACTCGGTCGGCTTCAAGATCACGAATATCGAGGATGTCACTCCGATTCCCCACAATGGCTGTCGTCCGCCCAAGAAGCGGCGGGTCTGA
- the rplQ gene encoding 50S ribosomal protein L17, translating to MRHHKTGRTLGRKSSHRTAMYRNMAASLIRHETVRTTLPKAKELRRVVEPLITLAKQDAVARRRLAFNRLRDRDSVTKLFNELGPRFKARPGGYLRILKMGFRRGDSAPMALVMLLDQPEKAEAAAE from the coding sequence ATGCGCCACCATAAAACGGGTCGTACCCTCGGCCGGAAGAGCAGCCATCGCACCGCGATGTACCGCAACATGGCCGCCTCGTTGATTCGCCACGAAACGGTGCGCACCACCCTGCCCAAGGCCAAGGAGTTGCGCCGTGTGGTCGAGCCCCTGATCACGCTCGCAAAGCAGGACGCGGTCGCCCGGCGGCGACTCGCCTTCAACCGCCTGCGTGACCGGGACAGCGTCACCAAGCTCTTCAACGAGCTCGGGCCGCGTTTCAAGGCCCGACCGGGCGGCTACCTGCGCATCCTGAAAATGGGATTCCGACGCGGGGACTCGGCTCCGATGGCTCTCGTCATGCTGCTCGACCAGCCGGAGAAGGCGGAGGCAGCGGCGGAATAG
- the rpsM gene encoding 30S ribosomal protein S13: MARIAGINIPANKHVVIALTSIYGIGRSSAALFCKAANVAEDAKVKDLTESEVERLRAVIAKVPVEGDLRRQVSMNIKRLMDLGTYRGLRHRKGLPLRGQRTRTNARTRKGPRRAIRK, translated from the coding sequence ATGGCGCGTATAGCGGGCATTAACATACCGGCGAACAAGCACGTGGTGATCGCCCTTACCAGCATCTACGGCATCGGCCGCAGCAGCGCAGCGCTGTTCTGCAAGGCGGCCAACGTGGCCGAGGATGCAAAGGTCAAGGACCTTACCGAATCCGAGGTCGAGCGCCTGCGTGCCGTGATCGCCAAGGTGCCGGTCGAAGGCGACCTGCGGCGCCAGGTTTCCATGAACATCAAGCGGCTGATGGACCTTGGCACCTACCGCGGCCTGCGTCATCGCAAGGGTCTGCCGCTGCGTGGCCAGCGCACCCGCACCAACGCGAGGACACGCAAAGGTCCGCGGCGGGCGATCCGCAAATAA
- the rplX gene encoding 50S ribosomal protein L24, translating into MKKIRKGDEVIVTTGKDKGRRGTVLRVDGDRVVVENVNVVKKHQKPNPGKNRAGGIIEMEMPMHISNVMLFNPISQKGDRVGVKILEDGRRVRIFRSNNEVVDV; encoded by the coding sequence ATGAAGAAGATTCGCAAAGGCGATGAGGTGATCGTCACCACCGGCAAGGACAAGGGCCGTCGCGGCACTGTTCTGCGCGTGGACGGTGATCGCGTGGTGGTGGAAAACGTCAACGTGGTGAAAAAGCACCAGAAGCCGAACCCTGGCAAAAATCGCGCGGGCGGCATCATCGAGATGGAGATGCCGATGCACATCTCCAACGTGATGTTGTTCAACCCGATTTCGCAGAAGGGCGATCGGGTGGGCGTAAAGATTCTGGAAGACGGGCGCCGCGTGCGGATCTTCCGTTCGAATAACGAGGTGGTGGACGTCTAG
- the rplE gene encoding 50S ribosomal protein L5, protein MARLQQFYAKEVVPKLQQQLGLGNRLEVPRITKITLNMGVGEAINDKKIVDKAMGDLMLITGQKPVATKARKSVATFKIRQGQLIGCKVTLRRQRMYEFLDRLINIAIPRIRDFRGLNSRSFDGQGNYSLGIQEQIIFPEVDYSQVDAVRGLDVTITTTARSDAHARALLEAFNFPFRR, encoded by the coding sequence ATGGCAAGGCTACAACAGTTCTACGCGAAGGAAGTGGTGCCGAAGCTGCAGCAGCAGCTCGGGCTTGGCAACAGGCTCGAGGTACCGCGTATTACCAAGATCACGCTGAACATGGGCGTGGGCGAAGCGATCAACGACAAGAAGATCGTGGACAAAGCCATGGGCGATCTCATGCTCATCACCGGGCAGAAGCCGGTTGCGACCAAGGCAAGGAAGTCCGTGGCGACCTTCAAGATTCGCCAGGGTCAGCTGATCGGCTGCAAGGTGACGCTGCGCCGGCAGCGAATGTACGAATTCCTCGATCGCCTCATCAATATCGCGATTCCCCGGATTCGTGACTTCCGCGGCCTGAACTCCCGTTCCTTCGATGGCCAGGGCAACTACAGCCTCGGCATTCAGGAGCAGATCATCTTTCCGGAAGTCGACTACAGCCAGGTCGATGCGGTGCGTGGCCTGGATGTGACGATTACCACGACAGCGAGAAGTGACGCTCATGCGCGTGCGCTCCTCGAGGCGTTCAATTTTCCGTTCCGCAGGTAA
- the rpsQ gene encoding 30S ribosomal protein S17 encodes MQATSGEKGRRTMTGRVVSSKMDKTVAVAIERVVRHPLFGKYIRRTTQLLAHDESNTCREGDLVAIVECRPISRRKSWRVAEVLQRTEAQ; translated from the coding sequence ATGCAAGCGACCAGCGGCGAAAAAGGCCGACGGACGATGACCGGACGAGTGGTCAGCAGCAAGATGGACAAGACCGTAGCGGTGGCGATCGAGCGTGTCGTTCGTCATCCGTTGTTCGGCAAGTACATTCGCCGCACCACCCAGCTCCTTGCGCACGATGAATCCAATACCTGCCGGGAAGGTGATCTGGTCGCCATCGTCGAATGCCGGCCGATTTCGCGGCGCAAGTCCTGGCGCGTTGCAGAAGTCCTGCAGCGTACCGAGGCGCAGTGA
- the rpsE gene encoding 30S ribosomal protein S5 yields MARFEQAATSSGDDFLEKLVTVNRVAKVVKGGRQFGFTALTVVGDGKGQVAFGYGKAREVPNAIQKAMQAARKNMRRVDLHKDTLHCAMTGSHGATRVYMQPAAEGTGIIAGGAMRAVLECAGVRNVLAKIYGSRNPINVVRATVKALQAARSPEMIAAKRGKTLSEIQD; encoded by the coding sequence ATGGCCAGATTTGAACAGGCAGCGACATCTTCCGGCGACGACTTCCTCGAGAAGCTCGTCACGGTGAACCGCGTGGCCAAAGTCGTGAAGGGCGGGCGCCAATTCGGCTTCACGGCACTGACCGTGGTCGGCGACGGCAAGGGGCAGGTTGCCTTCGGGTATGGCAAGGCTCGTGAGGTGCCAAACGCGATTCAGAAGGCGATGCAGGCTGCACGCAAGAACATGCGTCGTGTCGATCTGCACAAGGACACCCTGCACTGCGCGATGACCGGCTCGCACGGCGCGACGCGTGTTTACATGCAGCCGGCTGCGGAAGGCACGGGCATCATCGCCGGCGGCGCCATGCGCGCCGTGCTCGAGTGCGCCGGCGTGCGCAACGTGCTTGCCAAGATCTACGGATCGCGCAATCCGATCAACGTCGTGCGCGCGACCGTCAAGGCGCTGCAGGCCGCGCGCTCTCCCGAGATGATCGCGGCCAAGCGTGGCAAGACATTGAGCGAGATCCAGGACTGA
- the rplO gene encoding 50S ribosomal protein L15 yields MRLNDLKPGSRKAPKRLGRGSSAGQGKTCGRGHKGQHARAGGYHKVGFEGGQMPLQRRLPKIGFVSAKAIETAEVRLHELGIPADDVIDLDSLKRAGIVHQQALRAKVILSGALDKAVRVRGLALTAGARKAIETAGGSIQE; encoded by the coding sequence ATGCGACTGAACGACCTCAAGCCCGGCAGCCGCAAGGCGCCGAAGCGGCTCGGCCGCGGCAGTTCGGCCGGGCAAGGCAAAACCTGCGGGCGCGGCCATAAGGGCCAGCATGCGCGTGCCGGCGGCTACCACAAGGTCGGTTTCGAAGGCGGCCAGATGCCGCTGCAGCGCCGCCTGCCGAAGATTGGTTTCGTGTCCGCCAAGGCCATCGAGACCGCGGAGGTGCGGCTTCACGAGCTGGGCATTCCCGCCGATGACGTGATCGATCTCGACAGTCTGAAGCGGGCAGGGATCGTGCATCAGCAGGCCCTGCGCGCGAAAGTGATCCTGTCAGGTGCTCTCGACAAGGCAGTGCGGGTTCGCGGCCTGGCGTTGACCGCCGGTGCCCGCAAGGCTATCGAGACCGCAGGCGGCTCGATCCAGGAATGA
- the rplF gene encoding 50S ribosomal protein L6: MSRVAKRPVELPKGVEVTAAPSTVKVKGPKGELSLALHPRVEVRVADGKAQVAARSGGRTANVVSGTTRALLANMVAGVTKGFERKLELVGVGYRAQAQGRKLNLTLGFSHPVVYAVPEGITVETPSQTEIIVKGVDRQKVGQVAAEIRAYRSPEPYKGKGVRYADEKVVLKEAKKK, from the coding sequence ATGTCCAGAGTCGCAAAAAGACCGGTTGAGCTGCCGAAGGGCGTGGAAGTCACCGCTGCTCCATCGACGGTGAAGGTCAAGGGACCGAAGGGCGAGCTCTCGCTGGCGTTGCATCCACGTGTCGAGGTTCGCGTTGCCGACGGCAAGGCGCAGGTCGCGGCCCGCTCCGGCGGGCGCACCGCGAACGTCGTATCCGGCACGACTCGCGCACTGCTCGCGAACATGGTCGCCGGAGTGACCAAGGGTTTCGAGCGCAAGCTCGAGCTGGTGGGCGTCGGTTATCGCGCTCAGGCGCAGGGACGCAAGCTCAACCTGACGCTCGGGTTTTCGCACCCGGTGGTCTACGCGGTACCGGAAGGTATCACCGTGGAGACTCCGAGCCAGACCGAGATCATCGTCAAGGGAGTCGATCGACAGAAGGTCGGCCAGGTTGCGGCCGAAATCCGGGCGTACCGATCACCGGAGCCGTACAAGGGCAAGGGTGTTCGCTACGCAGATGAAAAGGTAGTGCTGAAGGAAGCGAAGAAGAAGTAG
- the rpmD gene encoding 50S ribosomal protein L30 produces MGKPGKIKVTLVRSTAGRIAAHRACVNGLGLRRIRQSVVVADTPANRGMINRAAYLLRVEEA; encoded by the coding sequence ATGGGCAAGCCCGGTAAAATCAAGGTAACCCTGGTGCGGAGCACTGCCGGACGCATTGCTGCACATCGGGCCTGCGTCAATGGACTGGGCCTGCGCAGGATCCGGCAGTCGGTCGTCGTGGCCGACACGCCGGCCAATCGGGGCATGATCAACCGCGCGGCGTACCTGCTGCGCGTCGAGGAGGCGTGA
- the rpsD gene encoding 30S ribosomal protein S4, which produces MARYLGPTCKLSRREGTDLFLKSGIKPLDAKCKLESPPGASQGARKGRLSDYGLQLREKQKLRRMYGVLERQFRNYYKKATRMKGATGENLLRILEGRLDNTVYRMGFATTRAEARQLVGHRAVMVNDKIVDIPSYQVAAGDTVEIREKAKKQVRIQSALSIASQVGFPEWVQVDDKKMVGVLKQAPAREDILPDINENLVVELYSK; this is translated from the coding sequence ATGGCGAGATATCTGGGACCAACTTGCAAGCTGTCACGCCGGGAGGGGACTGACCTCTTCCTGAAGAGCGGCATCAAGCCGCTGGACGCCAAGTGCAAGCTCGAATCACCCCCGGGCGCGAGCCAGGGCGCGCGCAAGGGCCGCTTGTCGGACTACGGACTGCAACTGCGCGAGAAGCAGAAGCTGCGCCGCATGTATGGCGTGCTCGAGCGCCAGTTCCGCAATTACTACAAGAAGGCCACCCGCATGAAGGGCGCCACCGGCGAGAACCTGCTGCGGATCCTCGAAGGCCGGCTCGACAACACCGTCTACCGCATGGGTTTTGCCACTACCCGAGCCGAGGCCCGCCAGTTGGTCGGTCATCGTGCCGTGATGGTCAACGACAAGATCGTGGACATTCCGTCGTACCAGGTTGCGGCGGGCGATACGGTGGAAATTCGCGAGAAGGCGAAGAAGCAGGTGCGCATCCAGAGTGCCCTGTCCATTGCCAGCCAGGTCGGGTTCCCCGAGTGGGTTCAGGTCGACGACAAGAAGATGGTAGGCGTGCTGAAGCAGGCCCCTGCCCGTGAAGATATCCTGCCCGACATCAACGAGAACCTCGTTGTCGAGCTCTACTCCAAGTAA
- the rpsH gene encoding 30S ribosomal protein S8, which produces MSMNDPIADMLTRIRNGQRAGLKSVSMPSSHHKEAIAAVLRDEGYIDTFQVSEKPGNQRELVVELKYFDGRPVIEHLRRVSRPGLRSYRRKDKLPKVMGGLGVAIISTPVGVMSDRAARSRGLGGEVICVVS; this is translated from the coding sequence ATGAGCATGAATGATCCCATAGCCGACATGTTGACTCGCATCCGCAATGGCCAGCGGGCGGGGCTGAAGAGCGTGAGCATGCCTTCATCGCACCACAAGGAGGCCATCGCCGCGGTGTTGCGCGACGAGGGCTATATCGACACCTTCCAGGTGAGCGAGAAACCGGGAAACCAGCGTGAGCTGGTGGTGGAACTGAAGTACTTCGACGGCAGGCCGGTGATCGAGCACCTGCGCCGGGTGAGCCGGCCGGGGCTGCGCAGCTACCGGCGCAAGGACAAGCTGCCGAAGGTGATGGGTGGCCTGGGCGTGGCCATCATATCGACGCCAGTCGGGGTCATGAGCGACCGTGCCGCACGATCGCGCGGGCTCGGCGGCGAAGTGATCTGTGTGGTTTCCTGA
- the rplN gene encoding 50S ribosomal protein L14 — protein MIQMRTMLNAADNSGAKRLMCIKVLGGSKRRYAGVGDVIKVSIKDAIPKGRVKKGEVYSAVVVRTTKGVRRQDGSLIRFDDNAAVLLSPKLEPIGTRIFGPVTRELRTENFMKIISLAPEVL, from the coding sequence ATGATTCAGATGCGGACAATGCTCAACGCTGCGGACAACAGCGGCGCAAAGCGGCTGATGTGCATCAAGGTGCTCGGGGGGTCGAAGCGCCGCTACGCCGGCGTGGGTGACGTGATCAAAGTCAGCATCAAGGATGCGATCCCGAAGGGTCGCGTCAAGAAGGGCGAGGTTTATAGCGCCGTTGTCGTGCGCACAACCAAGGGAGTGCGCCGCCAGGACGGTTCGCTGATTCGCTTCGATGACAACGCCGCGGTTCTGCTCTCACCGAAGCTGGAGCCGATCGGCACGCGAATTTTCGGACCGGTCACCCGCGAGCTGCGCACGGAGAACTTCATGAAGATCATTTCACTGGCACCGGAAGTGCTGTAG
- the rpmJ gene encoding 50S ribosomal protein L36, with amino-acid sequence MKVRPSVKRICRNCKIIRRNGRVRVICPDPRHKQRQG; translated from the coding sequence ATGAAAGTTCGGCCTTCAGTAAAACGGATCTGCAGGAACTGCAAGATCATCCGCCGCAACGGCAGGGTACGGGTGATCTGCCCGGATCCCCGTCACAAGCAGCGCCAGGGCTGA
- the secY gene encoding preprotein translocase subunit SecY, whose protein sequence is MVNPAAALSEATRFADLRQRILFLLGALFVYRVGTFIPVPGIDPEALDRFFQQQSGTILSMFNMFSGGALERMSMFALGIMPYISASIILQMAATVVPSLARIKKEGESGRRKITQWTRYSTVLLGGFQSVGAALAMQNQGLVINPGFNFVFTAVVTLVTGTIFLMWLGEQITERGIGNGITMIILGSIVAGLPTAIGSTLELVNTGEISAILALMLVLLVFGITTAVCFLERGQRRLPVHYAKRQQGRRLYAGQSTHLPFKINMSGVIPPIFASSLILFPATIASWFGTNESFGWLQTLAAELSPGQLLYDLLYAVLILFFCFFYTALVFDARETADNLKRSGAFLPGIRPGQQTAEYIDRVLTRLTFWGGLYIMLICLLPQLMITYWKVPFYFGGTSLLIIVVGSMDFMAQLQAHMMSHQYKGLLEKANLRGYGRAGQIR, encoded by the coding sequence TTGGTCAATCCGGCGGCAGCATTGTCGGAAGCAACCCGTTTTGCCGACTTGCGGCAGCGAATCCTGTTCCTGCTCGGCGCGCTGTTCGTGTACCGCGTTGGCACGTTCATTCCGGTCCCGGGTATCGATCCGGAGGCACTCGACCGTTTCTTTCAGCAGCAGTCGGGCACGATCCTGTCGATGTTCAACATGTTCTCGGGCGGTGCGCTCGAGCGCATGAGCATGTTCGCGCTGGGCATCATGCCGTACATCTCCGCATCCATCATCCTGCAGATGGCGGCCACCGTGGTGCCATCACTGGCCCGGATCAAGAAGGAAGGCGAGTCGGGCCGGCGCAAGATCACGCAGTGGACGCGTTACAGCACTGTTCTCCTCGGTGGTTTCCAGTCGGTCGGGGCGGCGCTCGCGATGCAGAACCAGGGGCTGGTGATCAACCCCGGCTTCAACTTCGTGTTCACGGCCGTCGTGACCCTGGTCACGGGCACCATATTCCTCATGTGGCTCGGCGAGCAGATCACCGAACGGGGCATCGGTAACGGCATCACGATGATCATCCTCGGCAGCATCGTCGCGGGACTGCCTACGGCCATCGGCAGCACCCTCGAGCTGGTCAACACCGGTGAGATATCCGCGATCCTGGCGCTGATGCTGGTCCTGCTGGTGTTCGGCATCACCACTGCCGTGTGCTTCCTCGAGCGCGGCCAGCGTCGCCTGCCGGTGCACTATGCGAAGCGTCAGCAGGGCCGGCGGCTCTATGCCGGGCAATCCACGCATCTGCCATTCAAGATCAACATGTCCGGCGTCATTCCGCCGATCTTCGCCTCGAGCCTCATCCTGTTTCCCGCAACCATCGCGAGCTGGTTCGGGACCAACGAGAGCTTCGGCTGGCTGCAGACCCTTGCCGCTGAGCTGTCGCCGGGCCAGTTGCTCTACGACCTGCTCTATGCCGTGCTGATCCTGTTTTTCTGCTTCTTCTATACCGCCCTGGTATTCGATGCGCGGGAGACGGCCGACAACCTCAAGCGCTCGGGGGCGTTCCTGCCGGGAATCCGGCCGGGCCAGCAGACCGCCGAGTACATCGACCGCGTACTGACACGCCTCACCTTCTGGGGCGGCCTCTACATCATGCTCATCTGCCTGTTGCCACAGTTGATGATCACGTACTGGAAGGTGCCGTTCTACTTCGGCGGCACGTCGCTGTTGATCATCGTGGTGGGTAGCATGGATTTCATGGCCCAGTTGCAGGCGCACATGATGTCGCATCAGTACAAGGGCCTGCTCGAGAAGGCCAACCTGCGTGGTTACGGCAGGGCGGGCCAGATCCGCTGA
- the crcB gene encoding fluoride efflux transporter CrcB, protein MRGIALVAVGGAMGSVARHLLSGWMLHHTVGWRFPTGTFLVNVLGCFAVGVVAGLVVKHELFSPDARLFLFTGLAGGFTTFSAFGLETFYLLRRQEMLVAGGYVVASVVIGILLLWLGFLAATSRPS, encoded by the coding sequence GTGAGGGGTATCGCGCTGGTAGCAGTTGGCGGCGCCATGGGATCGGTGGCCAGGCACCTGCTGTCAGGCTGGATGCTCCACCATACCGTCGGGTGGCGCTTCCCGACCGGCACCTTCCTCGTCAATGTCCTGGGATGCTTTGCCGTAGGCGTTGTCGCGGGCCTCGTCGTGAAGCACGAGCTCTTTTCGCCCGACGCCCGTCTGTTTCTCTTTACCGGCCTGGCGGGCGGGTTCACCACGTTCTCGGCGTTCGGCCTGGAAACCTTCTACCTCCTGCGTCGGCAGGAGATGCTGGTGGCAGGCGGCTACGTGGTCGCGAGCGTGGTGATCGGCATCCTGCTGCTGTGGCTCGGGTTCCTGGCCGCCACATCTCGACCGTCCTGA
- the rpmC gene encoding 50S ribosomal protein L29, which produces MKAGELRTKSSAELLEQLLELRREQFNLRVQQATGQQARPDQISRVRRDIARLKTVLREQELRQKTAGARG; this is translated from the coding sequence ATGAAGGCTGGGGAACTCAGGACGAAGAGCAGCGCCGAGCTCCTGGAGCAGCTGCTGGAACTGCGCCGCGAGCAGTTCAACCTGCGCGTGCAGCAGGCGACCGGACAGCAGGCCCGCCCCGACCAGATATCGCGGGTTCGCAGGGACATTGCCCGGCTCAAGACTGTTCTGCGGGAGCAGGAGTTGCGGCAGAAAACGGCGGGAGCCCGAGGATGA
- the rpoA gene encoding DNA-directed RNA polymerase subunit alpha — translation MPETAKEFLKPRSVRVQPENATRARIIIEPFERGFGHTLGNALRRILLSSMPGAAVTEVEIENVLHEYTTIEGVQEDVVEVLLNLKQLAIRMHQRDRAELTLAKKGPGPVRAGDIATDHDVEIVNPDLVIANLTSAGDLRMMLTIERGRGYRPATQRINFEGQTTGPIGRLQLDASFSPIRRVSYTVEAARVEQRTDLDKLILDVETNGTIDAEEAVRRSGNILTDQLEVFVDLRGKDEAGAAAAETQIDPILTRPVDELELTVRSANCLKAENINYIGDLVQRTEVELLRTPNLGKKSLTEIKEVLESHGLSLGMRVEGWPPPGLIRDDKAA, via the coding sequence ATGCCCGAGACAGCAAAGGAATTCCTCAAGCCCCGCAGCGTGCGCGTGCAGCCCGAGAACGCCACCCGGGCAAGGATCATCATCGAGCCGTTCGAGCGCGGATTCGGTCACACGCTCGGCAATGCCCTGCGGCGTATCCTGCTCTCGAGCATGCCTGGCGCTGCAGTCACCGAGGTCGAGATCGAAAACGTGCTGCACGAGTACACCACGATCGAGGGCGTGCAGGAGGACGTGGTCGAAGTCCTGCTCAATCTCAAGCAGCTGGCGATCCGGATGCACCAACGCGACCGGGCCGAGCTGACGCTGGCCAAGAAGGGTCCCGGCCCGGTGCGTGCCGGCGACATCGCGACCGACCACGACGTCGAGATCGTCAACCCTGATCTCGTCATTGCCAATCTCACGAGCGCCGGCGATCTCAGGATGATGCTCACCATCGAGCGTGGCCGCGGCTATCGGCCGGCAACGCAGCGGATCAACTTCGAGGGCCAGACGACGGGACCTATCGGGAGGTTGCAACTCGATGCTTCCTTCAGCCCCATCCGCAGGGTCAGCTACACGGTCGAGGCAGCACGTGTCGAGCAGCGCACCGACCTCGACAAACTGATCCTCGACGTGGAGACCAACGGGACGATCGACGCCGAGGAAGCGGTACGGCGGTCCGGCAACATCCTAACCGACCAGCTCGAGGTGTTTGTCGATCTGCGCGGCAAGGACGAGGCAGGCGCCGCAGCGGCCGAGACGCAGATTGACCCGATCCTGACGCGCCCGGTCGACGAGCTGGAGCTCACGGTGCGTTCCGCCAATTGCCTCAAGGCGGAGAACATCAACTACATCGGGGACCTCGTGCAACGCACCGAGGTCGAGTTGCTGCGCACGCCGAACCTCGGCAAGAAGTCCCTTACCGAGATCAAGGAAGTGCTCGAAAGCCACGGCCTGTCGCTTGGCATGCGTGTCGAAGGCTGGCCGCCTCCGGGTCTCATCCGCGACGACAAGGCCGCCTGA
- the rplR gene encoding 50S ribosomal protein L18, which translates to MRKNEVRLRRARRGRFQIRELAVHRLSIHRTPRHIYAQLIAPDGGTVVAAASTVQAAVRQGVKNTGNVAAAAAVGKAIAEKAKAAGVSRVAFDRSGFRFHGRVKALADAARESGLEF; encoded by the coding sequence ATGAGAAAGAACGAAGTAAGACTGCGCCGTGCCCGAAGGGGGCGGTTTCAGATCCGGGAACTTGCGGTGCATCGTTTGTCGATTCACCGCACACCGCGTCACATCTACGCGCAGCTCATTGCGCCCGATGGTGGCACGGTGGTCGCTGCGGCATCGACCGTGCAGGCTGCAGTTCGCCAGGGCGTCAAGAACACCGGAAACGTCGCTGCCGCAGCCGCGGTCGGCAAGGCAATTGCCGAGAAGGCGAAGGCAGCGGGCGTGAGCCGAGTCGCGTTCGACCGATCGGGTTTTCGCTTCCACGGCCGCGTCAAGGCGCTGGCCGACGCCGCCCGCGAGAGCGGGCTCGAGTTCTAG